One genomic region from Thunnus maccoyii chromosome 16, fThuMac1.1, whole genome shotgun sequence encodes:
- the tpp1 gene encoding tripeptidyl-peptidase 1 isoform X2 has translation MMNTLLTFFIPLLSSSLVWSGYLEYNQDVLTPEDWTHVGRVKPKEELELTFALKQQNVDLLEETLRLVSDPDSAQYGKHLHLEEVASLVRPSELTQKVVRHWLQSHGITNCQTVITHDFLQCTMTAKVAETLLPGSKFHRYARDSHTVVRSSAPYSVHDDIHQHLDFVGGLHRFPPKGQDPSKASSDRKQKQPEAGIHLGVTPAILRARYNLSATDVGKAQNNSQAVAQFLEQYYSPADLAEFMMMFGRSFQHLSQVDRVVGTQGAGKAGLEASLDVEYIMSTGANVSTWVFTNPGRHESQEPFLQWMVLLSNMSDLPWVHTISYGDDEDSLSTAYMMRINTEFMKAGVRGISLLFASGDSGAGCKHLGKGQNSFRPSFPASSPYVTTVGGTSFKNPFKVTYEITDYISGGGFSNVFKMPDYQVSAVDSYLKTVATSLPPQVYFNISGRAYPDMAALSDNYWVVINRVPVPWVSGTSASTPVVGGMLSLINDQRLLKGLPALGFLNPRLYKLKGQALFDVTEGCHEGCLDEQVQGEGFCAAPLWDPVTGWGTPNYPELLAVLLAD, from the exons GTCAAGCCAAAAGAGGAGCTGGAGCTGACCTTTGCCCTCAAGCAGCAGAACGTCGACCTGCTGGAGGAAACActcagacttgtgtcagaccCCGACTCAGCTCAATATG GTAAACACCTCCACCTGGAGGAAGTAGCCTCCCTCGTGCGTCCATCTGAACTGACCCAGAAGGTGGTGCGTCACTGGCTGCAGAGTCATGGCATTACAAACTGCCAGACTGTTATTACTCACGATTTTTTACAGTGCACCATGACTGCAAA GGTCGCAGAGACACTGCTTCCAGGTAGCAAATTCCATCGTTATGCCAGAGACAGCCATACTGTAGTGAGGTCTTCAGCTCCGTACTCTGTTCATGATGATATTCACCAGCATCTCGACTTTG TTGGAGGGCTTCACCGCTTTCCTCCTAAAGGTCAGGACCCCAGCAAAGCCTCATCCGACAGGAAGCAAAAGCAGCCTGAGGCCGGGATACACCTGGGAGTGACTCCTGCCATCTTGAGGGCCCGCTATAACCTATCAGCAACTGATGTGGGAAAAGCTCAGAACAACAGCCAGGCTGTCGCTCAG TTCTTGGAGCAGTACTACAGCCCTGCAGACTTGGCTGAGTTCATGATGATGTTTGGTCGGAGCTTCCAGCATCTGTCTCAGGTGGACCGGGTTGTAGGTACCCAGGGAGCAGGAAAGGCCGGTCTGGAGGCCAGTCTGGATGTGGAGTACATCATGAGCACAGGGGCTAACGTCTCCACGTGGGTCTTCACTAATCCAG GTCGTCATGAGTCCCAGGAGCCTTTCCTCCAGTGGATGGTTCTGCTCAGCAACATGTCTGACCTGCCCTGGGTTCACACCATCAGCTACGGGGACGATGAGGACAGTCTGTCTACTGCCTACATGATGCGCATCAACACAGAGTTCATGAAGGCTGGCGTCAGGGGCATCTCTTTGCTCTTTGCTTCTG GTGACAGTGGTGCTGGCTGTAAGCATTTGGGTAAAGGGCAAAACTCTTTCAGGCCCAGTTTTCCTGCCTCAAG CCCCTATGTGACTACAGTAGGAGGAACCTCATTCAAGAATCCGTTTAAAGTGACGTATGAAATTACAGATTACATCAGTGGAGGAGGCTTCAGCAACGTCTTCAAGATGCCAGACTATCAG GTCAGTGCAGTGGACAGCTATCTGAAGACGGTAGCAACATCCCTCCCACCTCAGGTGTACTTCAATATCAGCGGCAGGGCCTATCCAGACATGGCTGCCCTGTCTGATAATTACTGGGTGGTCATCAACAGAGTACCTGTCCCCTGGGTTTCAGGGACTTCG GCGTCAACCCCGGTGGTTGGCGGCATGCTGTCTCTCATTAATGATCAGCGGCTGCTTAAGGGCCTGCCCGCCCTGGGCTTCCTCAACCCTCGTCTCTACAAGCTCAAGGGACAGGCTCTATTCGAT GTGACTGAAGGTTGTCACGAGGGCTGCCTGGACGAGCAAGTTCAGGGAGAGGGTTTCTGTGCTGCACCATTGTGGGATCCGGTGACCGGCTGGGGAACACCAAACTACCCTGAACTGCTGGCTGTGCTTCTGGCTGATTGA
- the tpp1 gene encoding tripeptidyl-peptidase 1 isoform X1: MMNTLRLTFFIPLLSSSLVWSGYLEYNQDVLTPEDWTHVGRVKPKEELELTFALKQQNVDLLEETLRLVSDPDSAQYGKHLHLEEVASLVRPSELTQKVVRHWLQSHGITNCQTVITHDFLQCTMTAKVAETLLPGSKFHRYARDSHTVVRSSAPYSVHDDIHQHLDFVGGLHRFPPKGQDPSKASSDRKQKQPEAGIHLGVTPAILRARYNLSATDVGKAQNNSQAVAQFLEQYYSPADLAEFMMMFGRSFQHLSQVDRVVGTQGAGKAGLEASLDVEYIMSTGANVSTWVFTNPGRHESQEPFLQWMVLLSNMSDLPWVHTISYGDDEDSLSTAYMMRINTEFMKAGVRGISLLFASGDSGAGCKHLGKGQNSFRPSFPASSPYVTTVGGTSFKNPFKVTYEITDYISGGGFSNVFKMPDYQVSAVDSYLKTVATSLPPQVYFNISGRAYPDMAALSDNYWVVINRVPVPWVSGTSASTPVVGGMLSLINDQRLLKGLPALGFLNPRLYKLKGQALFDVTEGCHEGCLDEQVQGEGFCAAPLWDPVTGWGTPNYPELLAVLLAD; encoded by the exons GTCAAGCCAAAAGAGGAGCTGGAGCTGACCTTTGCCCTCAAGCAGCAGAACGTCGACCTGCTGGAGGAAACActcagacttgtgtcagaccCCGACTCAGCTCAATATG GTAAACACCTCCACCTGGAGGAAGTAGCCTCCCTCGTGCGTCCATCTGAACTGACCCAGAAGGTGGTGCGTCACTGGCTGCAGAGTCATGGCATTACAAACTGCCAGACTGTTATTACTCACGATTTTTTACAGTGCACCATGACTGCAAA GGTCGCAGAGACACTGCTTCCAGGTAGCAAATTCCATCGTTATGCCAGAGACAGCCATACTGTAGTGAGGTCTTCAGCTCCGTACTCTGTTCATGATGATATTCACCAGCATCTCGACTTTG TTGGAGGGCTTCACCGCTTTCCTCCTAAAGGTCAGGACCCCAGCAAAGCCTCATCCGACAGGAAGCAAAAGCAGCCTGAGGCCGGGATACACCTGGGAGTGACTCCTGCCATCTTGAGGGCCCGCTATAACCTATCAGCAACTGATGTGGGAAAAGCTCAGAACAACAGCCAGGCTGTCGCTCAG TTCTTGGAGCAGTACTACAGCCCTGCAGACTTGGCTGAGTTCATGATGATGTTTGGTCGGAGCTTCCAGCATCTGTCTCAGGTGGACCGGGTTGTAGGTACCCAGGGAGCAGGAAAGGCCGGTCTGGAGGCCAGTCTGGATGTGGAGTACATCATGAGCACAGGGGCTAACGTCTCCACGTGGGTCTTCACTAATCCAG GTCGTCATGAGTCCCAGGAGCCTTTCCTCCAGTGGATGGTTCTGCTCAGCAACATGTCTGACCTGCCCTGGGTTCACACCATCAGCTACGGGGACGATGAGGACAGTCTGTCTACTGCCTACATGATGCGCATCAACACAGAGTTCATGAAGGCTGGCGTCAGGGGCATCTCTTTGCTCTTTGCTTCTG GTGACAGTGGTGCTGGCTGTAAGCATTTGGGTAAAGGGCAAAACTCTTTCAGGCCCAGTTTTCCTGCCTCAAG CCCCTATGTGACTACAGTAGGAGGAACCTCATTCAAGAATCCGTTTAAAGTGACGTATGAAATTACAGATTACATCAGTGGAGGAGGCTTCAGCAACGTCTTCAAGATGCCAGACTATCAG GTCAGTGCAGTGGACAGCTATCTGAAGACGGTAGCAACATCCCTCCCACCTCAGGTGTACTTCAATATCAGCGGCAGGGCCTATCCAGACATGGCTGCCCTGTCTGATAATTACTGGGTGGTCATCAACAGAGTACCTGTCCCCTGGGTTTCAGGGACTTCG GCGTCAACCCCGGTGGTTGGCGGCATGCTGTCTCTCATTAATGATCAGCGGCTGCTTAAGGGCCTGCCCGCCCTGGGCTTCCTCAACCCTCGTCTCTACAAGCTCAAGGGACAGGCTCTATTCGAT GTGACTGAAGGTTGTCACGAGGGCTGCCTGGACGAGCAAGTTCAGGGAGAGGGTTTCTGTGCTGCACCATTGTGGGATCCGGTGACCGGCTGGGGAACACCAAACTACCCTGAACTGCTGGCTGTGCTTCTGGCTGATTGA